From Rhopalosiphum padi isolate XX-2018 chromosome 2, ASM2088224v1, whole genome shotgun sequence:
tatctacaatGAAATCGATGCGTATACGTCTATATAATATCTCCACTTGAATATTTAACATTTCAACATTTTGATACCGCATATATACTTCTATacgaattatagttataattattatacatgaatatacatagtatatacgtcgttttgttttgtatatttgtatttcgtTACGtcaatgcgtatattatatatacctcaCAGTCAGGGGGTCGGGATGGCCGGTTCacgaattacaattatttaaaatacatatatctacCTGCTATAATATGACGAGGGGAACCCTAAAATACGTTTCCGGattatcgaatattttatatgtttcgaCTACGAATCCGAACAGTAACCGGCGCATAGGTATATTTAGAGCCGCGCAGAGGTTTGTTTAGGCATTTGACGCACGCACGGCGGTATGTGCGCACATGCGAGGGGTACCCATACCTTCGTGATAGAAAACAAACGCCGAAAACGTAcggctgataataaaatatcattttcgtGCAGACaggtataatatagtaggtatatacgacAGCTGATATACATCGGTATTCGGTAATTCGGTGCACTATATGggtataatacgcgtatatgACAACTCAAACATGCAGTCAGACAACTAGATGgtgaatttatattgtattattatgtaaaaacttttttttatttttattaaatgaggTTTAAAACTCACTGGTGATGAGTTTAGTTGTCgttttcacattttatggtttcaaatgtttgacataatatagggaggtataataaatacattttattgtaatgttCAAGGTATTTTTTATCAGACCAATGTACTTATGTACCtattcataatacaattttcctTCTAAACTCATAGGTTAAGCACCCGATGgcctaaaagaaaaatataggaggggatattttattatacaacctTTGGCCGAGGGTATACTATACTGATGAACAAGACATAGGTATACGCACAAAACGCTAGCGGGCGCTTAGCACCcctaaataatttgattaattatgtaagctataaaaaactaatagtattatactggtgtattaatttctaaaatgcattaatgcaacgaattaaaaaataactacgaACTAACATAACATGAAAATGATATTCAAACTTAtcactgataaagtgataaataatattgaaaaagatAACacgaatcaattattaaaaactgaaagtattattaatagataatatgcaACTGCAGAACACAGGAGAATATTGCACGTTTAGACggtgttgtttattatttattattaatcttatattCGAATAATTGATTATCATCGTTATTACCCGATAAACACcgctaacaaaataatttttatataattttagcacACCCTAAATAATTTAAGGTCTATATAGTATTCAATACGCCTAATAATGAAATGTAACCAACATGGTATTGGTATATAATACGTAGGCAATGGCAGTGGTAGTGAACACCGCtcgcacaaaatataatataaaatatgaacgcAATAGGGTTGATTGTCGATAGTCCGTACGGAGGCAGATCCCGTCCACAATATGCACCcacaatatacacacacacacataataatatatattgtaatataatataacattgttaCAACGAGTACCCGACGCGTCGTGATTCAAGTCCCGTCTAGCCACCCCGCCGGCGCGGGGACACCACCGTTGAGGACTAGCGATGTGGCAACGTGGCGGCTGTCCGTCGGTGTGCCGGCGCGGACGGTAGCGGTGGAGTGTCGGCACAGGCGGTGGCGGCGCTCCCACCGGTCGTCGGCCAAAACGCCGCGTCGGTTCGCCGTCATGCGGCATCGTATATTCGTATCGCATTTACCGTCTCGCTCGCACGGCACTACGGTGTCTCACGTTTACGGCCAGTCGCTCATGCGGAGTCGCCCGCGCCACAGCTCGCTCGCAGCCGGTCGCAGTGTCGTTGCACTTTGCGCGTGACTGCAGTGTGTGTGAGCGGTCTGTCCGTGCCTGTTCCACTCGGCGCACTCTAATTCTGCTGCTCGTGCGGTCACACAGTCCCGTCCAGTCCGTCGCGACGCAGCGTTATTGTTTCTGTCGTGCACAAGCATAAACGTTTCGAATGTGCGTCGGTTGTCGCAAAGtaccgtcgtcgttgtcgtccaCGGCAGGCgaccaccaccatcaccactTACAAAGGCCACCGCTTTGGACACGGTCCCGGAAAATGATCAGGCCCACTCACCAGCCGTTCAGTTAATAACTCCGTTCGTCAACCCTACGTCTTTTTCCGACGTGGCCGCGACCACcaactcgtcgtcgtcgtctacCACCTAACCCGAGACGCGACTCCGCGCgcgtgtgtatttattataatatattatttttaatttttatttgttctcTTCGACCGACGTTTTTTCCTCCTCGGCGGTCGGTTATGATAtcgtgttgaaaaaaaaataaaaaaactttttcctCTTTTCGAAGAACCGCACCGTCGGACGtccggtataatattataatttattatataatattcgtcgAAACATACACGAGGCTGTGATAGTGAAACTAGTCGTtaacgtaatataattttaaagtagcCTATTGTATATCatacgattatatattatatttaagtgtgtgtatgtgtgtttttGTGCGTGTCCGATTGTGTTTCGTACCGTTTTAAACACACGGAACCGTTTTTCTCTCTACACAAGTGACACCAAATATCGGCACACACCGTCGTTATTTTCGTTACTCTCCCGAGCGGTGACGCTATGTGCTCTGCCAAAACAGTCACGTTTGGCGGGGTGGTGGCTTACCCGAAAGCCCCGGCCACCGGCACCATCGAACAGACCAAAGCGCGTTTCAATTGCATAGGCACGCTTAGGGACAGCTTGAAAATGGTGGGTAGCAACGGTTCAAAATTTCTAACCGTCCGTTTGGTTCGCAGCAAGCTTAGGAAGCGCGAGGAAACCGCCGTAGCTGCCGCGGCCACGGCAGCGGCCACAGCCGTCGCCACCGCCAACACTGcgatcaacaacaacaacaacaacaacaatgttGACTGTCAGCTGCCCCATGCCCAGCCCGTCGACGTCGCCGTTGTCACAAACGTATCAGGTGACGTGGGCGATGCGCCCGTACCTTTACCGTTCCTCTGGCAGTATTCTGCCAAAAACGCTGCAGCCAAAAACACCAATGGGTATAACTCACCGTACAGGCTGTACAGCTCTGATCAGGTAATTTTAACACTTCTATTATTTGTTAGGTttggattattaattattagtttagactgttttaatttaaaagataaagtCAGTAGGTACtcacatattataacaataattgattaaatacaaagtacatttctaaatttttaatttatttttaacgagtaCCTAACCTTTTCTCATAATTAATGAGTTCATTGAAAACATGAGATCATTAAATTGTGTTCATCTTATCTGCGTTCAAGTGGGAGAAATGTATTATCAAGACAAGGATAGTGTGTACGGAATACCTACACACCGTAGAAGGTTAAACATAGTTTGGTGCATACTACTGGTTTTGTAAGAACATAATgcataacataaataatgttatggtAACCCACAATATTGCCTTGGAAATTATTTCAATGCGTTTCACTGTTTGTAAAATATGGATATATTTCCAAAGCTCCTCCATATGCTTAAGTCACTTTTAACCATTTCGTTTCCATGTAATTGACtggattttaaatgaatttcagGACACATTGGTGTGCAGTGTACCCATCGAAGAAACCGCAGAGCACCGCAAGGGACTACGGAAAAACTTGCGAGGCAAGTGGCGAAGACTGGTGCACAAAAAGCAACAGCAACAGGACGCGTAC
This genomic window contains:
- the LOC132919331 gene encoding uncharacterized protein LOC132919331 isoform X2, coding for MLNCTDAECTLHHHHIHVDPIQHHLQDDRQHHEHSSVMSSDAANSLNDIYPGFINSSANPEYSSEHVDVPNEGVYMVCGVLIAMVLVAVIIVILAVTISKLRKREETAVAAAATAAATAVATANTAINNNNNNNNVDCQLPHAQPVDVAVVTNVSGDVGDAPVPLPFLWQYSAKNAAAKNTNGYNSPYRLYSSDQDTLVCSVPIEETAEHRKGLRKNLRGKWRRLVHKKQQQQDAYKIPAELRDQLKQIYVY
- the LOC132919331 gene encoding uncharacterized protein LOC132919331 isoform X3; this translates as MSSDAANSLNDIYPGFINSSANPEYSSEHVDVPNEGVYMVCGVLIAMVLVAVIIVILAVTISKLRKREETAVAAAATAAATAVATANTAINNNNNNNNVDCQLPHAQPVDVAVVTNVSGDVGDAPVPLPFLWQYSAKNAAAKNTNGYNSPYRLYSSDQDTLVCSVPIEETAEHRKGLRKNLRGKWRRLVHKKQQQQDAYKIPAELRDQLKQIYVY
- the LOC132919331 gene encoding uncharacterized protein LOC132919331 isoform X1 → MDPITRFEREVMSSDAANSLNDIYPGFINSSANPEYSSEHVDVPNEGVYMVCGVLIAMVLVAVIIVILAVTISKLRKREETAVAAAATAAATAVATANTAINNNNNNNNVDCQLPHAQPVDVAVVTNVSGDVGDAPVPLPFLWQYSAKNAAAKNTNGYNSPYRLYSSDQDTLVCSVPIEETAEHRKGLRKNLRGKWRRLVHKKQQQQDAYKIPAELRDQLKQIYVY